The following are from one region of the Sandaracinus amylolyticus genome:
- a CDS encoding EB domain-containing protein: MGDTCVPAETITCGAGTTLDEETGECVADVQCATGTVARDGECVPDGSVICTGNTTFDAETGTCVLDPSACAEGTVLVEGECIPYDDSLVPDVMEAAEPNDGLLFEGAPAAFEPPGVGETRTLGGCITPADFDADDVLDVDADSFAFQVTAPGLYEIRAEGLNGLSAGFIVLGTAESLGGWYRLGIDLTSDSASRQIWVPTAGTYVVAVIDSRSLALESLQEQGPAFARPVGSEDTCYFVSVEGLATPEPTAIEPGTRTGTLGDPQFFRVTATDKTVYDVLLDAPSASAQPALVLQQDGDVHAAFGGSPSVSAFSEAIDASGALTIVVDHAYDYSITPVDYALVVTGNDEADGTVTITHRDEAASFVFFEGAAGEVVRFAHEGETPIALDVINSDVTAYLAEICTTGAPCTESESWFQLTETGRYVVVVYNPEGTAGDTYDVTFDVEHITPTALTAGTASTLTLADGWAFATIDTAGVEWGEIALDDLTGTAFTAADVQIFARDEEGFLALVDTDGVLPPIEEQLEATSLARIWLPSQPGQVLLAVRDATAFEGDESAAVTFRERVREDVTFTGAATETRADVTVPASEVLYYLVRAPAAGTVTIEVTGAGTSDPFITQLTREDEADELADATGAGGTETLESVVPASGWVAYAVSAAAADVLDIEITNVPPPYSVGPSTRTFMDICTEETTVANDDEALSDPIALTTFGGFQYFGEAVTEMVVSTNGWLTFDGSYAGNESITFGAASAPNAVIAPFAADLVTRVCVRQTAAEMILQWSGETWGFPPFIPIDPVEMQVVLLADGSIELVYGAAHGATVEAGTLGLEAATAGVVIGGDATRAVAGSAMRFTPN, from the coding sequence ATGGGCGATACATGCGTGCCCGCCGAGACGATCACCTGCGGCGCGGGCACGACGCTCGACGAGGAGACCGGCGAGTGCGTGGCCGACGTGCAGTGCGCCACCGGCACCGTCGCGCGCGACGGTGAGTGCGTGCCCGACGGCAGCGTGATCTGCACGGGCAACACGACGTTCGACGCGGAGACCGGCACCTGCGTGCTCGATCCCAGCGCGTGCGCCGAGGGCACCGTGCTCGTCGAGGGCGAGTGCATTCCCTACGACGACTCGCTGGTCCCCGACGTGATGGAAGCGGCCGAGCCCAACGACGGGCTGCTCTTCGAGGGAGCTCCCGCGGCGTTCGAGCCGCCGGGCGTCGGCGAGACGCGCACGCTGGGTGGCTGCATCACGCCCGCGGACTTCGATGCCGACGACGTGCTCGACGTCGACGCCGACTCGTTCGCGTTCCAGGTGACCGCGCCCGGTCTCTACGAGATCCGCGCGGAGGGCCTCAACGGGCTCAGCGCCGGCTTCATCGTGCTCGGCACCGCCGAGTCGCTCGGCGGCTGGTACCGCCTGGGCATCGACCTCACGAGCGACAGTGCGTCGCGCCAGATCTGGGTGCCGACTGCGGGCACCTACGTCGTCGCCGTGATCGACAGTCGCTCGCTCGCGCTCGAGTCGCTGCAGGAGCAGGGCCCCGCGTTCGCGCGTCCGGTCGGCAGCGAGGACACCTGCTACTTCGTGTCGGTCGAGGGGCTCGCGACGCCCGAGCCGACCGCGATCGAGCCCGGCACGCGCACGGGCACGCTCGGCGATCCGCAGTTCTTCCGCGTCACCGCGACCGACAAGACGGTGTACGACGTGCTGCTCGATGCGCCGAGCGCGTCGGCGCAGCCGGCGCTCGTGCTCCAGCAGGACGGGGACGTGCACGCGGCGTTCGGCGGCAGCCCGAGCGTCTCGGCGTTCTCCGAGGCGATCGACGCGAGCGGCGCCCTCACGATCGTCGTCGACCACGCGTACGACTACTCGATCACGCCCGTCGACTACGCGCTGGTCGTCACCGGGAACGACGAGGCGGACGGCACGGTCACGATCACGCACCGCGACGAGGCTGCGTCGTTCGTGTTCTTCGAGGGCGCGGCGGGCGAGGTCGTGCGCTTCGCGCACGAGGGCGAGACGCCGATCGCGCTCGACGTGATCAACTCGGACGTGACCGCGTACCTCGCGGAGATCTGCACCACCGGCGCGCCGTGCACCGAGTCGGAGAGCTGGTTCCAGCTCACCGAGACCGGCCGCTACGTCGTGGTCGTCTACAATCCCGAGGGCACCGCGGGCGACACCTACGACGTCACGTTCGACGTCGAGCACATCACGCCGACGGCGCTCACCGCGGGCACGGCGAGCACGTTGACCCTCGCGGACGGCTGGGCGTTCGCGACGATCGACACGGCGGGCGTCGAGTGGGGAGAGATCGCGCTCGACGATCTCACCGGCACCGCGTTCACCGCCGCCGACGTGCAGATCTTCGCGCGTGACGAGGAGGGCTTCCTCGCGCTCGTCGACACCGACGGTGTGCTGCCGCCGATCGAGGAGCAGCTCGAGGCGACGTCGCTCGCGCGCATCTGGCTCCCGAGCCAGCCGGGTCAGGTGCTCCTCGCGGTGCGTGACGCGACGGCGTTCGAGGGCGACGAGAGCGCGGCAGTGACGTTCCGCGAGCGCGTTCGTGAGGACGTCACGTTCACCGGCGCCGCGACCGAGACCCGCGCCGACGTGACCGTCCCGGCGAGCGAGGTGCTCTACTACCTCGTGCGCGCACCCGCCGCGGGCACCGTGACGATCGAGGTCACGGGCGCCGGCACGTCGGATCCCTTCATCACGCAGCTCACCCGCGAGGACGAGGCCGACGAGCTCGCGGACGCGACGGGCGCGGGCGGCACCGAGACGCTCGAGAGCGTCGTTCCGGCGTCGGGCTGGGTCGCGTACGCGGTGTCGGCCGCGGCGGCCGACGTGCTCGACATCGAGATCACGAACGTCCCGCCGCCGTACAGCGTCGGTCCGTCGACCCGCACGTTCATGGACATCTGCACCGAGGAGACCACGGTCGCCAACGACGACGAGGCGCTGAGCGATCCCATCGCGCTGACCACGTTCGGCGGCTTCCAGTACTTCGGTGAGGCCGTGACCGAGATGGTCGTCTCGACCAACGGCTGGCTCACGTTCGACGGCTCGTACGCCGGCAACGAGAGCATCACGTTCGGCGCCGCGAGCGCGCCCAACGCGGTGATCGCGCCCTTCGCGGCCGATCTCGTCACGCGCGTCTGCGTGCGGCAGACCGCGGCCGAGATGATCCTCCAGTGGTCGGGCGAGACGTGGGGCTTCCCGCCGTTCATCCCGATCGATCCCGTCGAGATGCAGGTCGTGCTCCTCGCGGACGGATCGATCGAGCTCGTGTACGGCGCTGCGCACGGCGCCACCGTCGAGGCGGGCACCCTCGGTCTCGAGGCCGCGACGGCGGGCGTCGTCATCGGCGGCGACGCGACGCGTGCGGTCGCGGGCTCGGCGATGCGCTTCACGCCGAACTGA
- a CDS encoding RtcB family protein, with the protein MNDEPRFLTLETPGVPVKAWIDGVPIEKDAELQLRKTAMLPFVHSHLAVMPDVHVGVGATVGTVIPTKGAIVPAAVGVDIGCGMIATRTSLVASDLPDSLSKVRSAIEKAVPHGRADFTSGTKGLPTGNAKVWRDVLEPRWKTIAKKHPKIAKGSTAEQLGTLGGGNHFVEICLDESQRVWIVLHSGSRGVGNRTGQYFIEIARKEMERLEVRLPDYDLAYLEEGTEHFEDYREAVGWAQDYAAWNRRLMMEATLRALKQSGEIEKNFTCDEDAVNCHHNYVAREQHFGAEVWVTRKGAVRAGLGELGIIPGSMGAKSFIVRGKGNPESFCSCSHGAGRKMSRTAAKRAFTVDDHRRATEGVECRKDADVIDETPMAYKDIDAVMAAQSDLVEIVHTLKQVVCVKG; encoded by the coding sequence ATGAACGACGAGCCTCGCTTCCTCACCCTCGAGACGCCCGGCGTGCCGGTGAAGGCGTGGATCGACGGGGTGCCGATCGAGAAGGACGCGGAGCTCCAGCTCCGCAAGACCGCGATGTTGCCGTTCGTGCACTCGCACCTCGCGGTGATGCCCGACGTGCACGTCGGTGTCGGCGCGACGGTCGGCACCGTGATCCCGACCAAGGGCGCGATCGTGCCCGCCGCGGTCGGCGTCGACATCGGCTGCGGGATGATCGCGACCCGCACCTCGCTCGTCGCGAGCGATCTGCCGGACTCGCTCTCGAAGGTGCGCAGCGCGATCGAGAAGGCGGTCCCCCACGGTCGCGCCGACTTCACCAGCGGCACCAAGGGCCTGCCCACGGGAAACGCGAAGGTGTGGCGCGACGTGCTCGAGCCGCGCTGGAAGACGATCGCGAAGAAGCACCCGAAGATCGCGAAGGGCTCGACGGCGGAGCAGCTCGGCACGCTCGGCGGCGGGAACCACTTCGTCGAGATCTGCCTCGACGAGTCGCAGCGGGTGTGGATCGTCCTGCACTCGGGCTCGCGCGGCGTGGGCAACCGCACCGGGCAGTACTTCATCGAGATCGCGCGCAAGGAGATGGAGCGCCTCGAGGTGCGCCTTCCCGACTACGACCTCGCGTACCTCGAGGAGGGCACCGAGCACTTCGAGGACTACCGCGAGGCGGTCGGCTGGGCGCAGGACTACGCCGCGTGGAATCGCCGCCTGATGATGGAGGCGACGCTGCGCGCGCTGAAGCAGAGCGGCGAGATCGAGAAGAACTTCACGTGCGACGAGGACGCGGTGAACTGCCACCACAACTACGTCGCGCGCGAGCAGCACTTCGGCGCGGAGGTGTGGGTCACGCGCAAGGGCGCGGTGCGCGCGGGGCTCGGTGAGCTCGGCATCATCCCGGGCTCGATGGGCGCCAAGAGCTTCATCGTGCGCGGCAAGGGCAACCCCGAGTCGTTCTGCTCGTGCAGCCACGGCGCGGGCCGCAAGATGAGCCGCACCGCGGCGAAGCGCGCGTTCACGGTCGACGATCACCGCCGCGCGACCGAGGGCGTCGAGTGCCGCAAGGACGCCGACGTCATCGACGAGACGCCGATGGCCTACAAGGACATCGACGCGGTGATGGCGGCGCAGAGCGATCTCGTCGAGATCGTGCACACGCTGAAGCAGGTCGTCTGCGTGAAGGGCTGA
- a CDS encoding TetR/AcrR family transcriptional regulator has product MSSGRTILGKQQWAEAALRAIARGGVAAVSVEPLARELGVTKGSFYWHFDNADALVRETIAHWEELTTTRVIEELERIDDPRARLRTLLQVALDRTEHLQAEAAIAAAAGAGDPRVRPGYARVSERRLAYVERTMRELGLRGADAKQRAFALFALYVGTASLVGAGVGPIETERALRAYVRRVSELLLP; this is encoded by the coding sequence ATGTCGAGCGGCAGGACGATCCTCGGGAAGCAGCAGTGGGCGGAGGCGGCGCTGCGCGCGATCGCGCGCGGAGGCGTCGCGGCGGTGTCGGTCGAGCCGCTCGCGCGCGAGCTCGGGGTCACCAAGGGCAGCTTCTACTGGCACTTCGACAACGCCGACGCGCTGGTGCGCGAGACGATCGCGCACTGGGAAGAGCTCACGACGACCCGGGTGATCGAGGAGCTCGAGCGCATCGACGATCCGCGAGCGCGCCTGCGCACGTTGCTCCAGGTCGCGCTCGATCGCACCGAGCACCTCCAGGCCGAGGCCGCGATCGCCGCCGCGGCGGGCGCCGGCGATCCGCGGGTGCGACCGGGCTACGCGCGGGTGAGCGAGCGACGCCTGGCCTACGTCGAACGGACGATGCGCGAGCTCGGGCTGCGCGGCGCCGACGCGAAGCAGCGCGCGTTCGCGCTCTTCGCGCTCTACGTCGGCACGGCGAGCCTGGTGGGCGCGGGCGTGGGACCGATCGAGACCGAGCGCGCCCTGCGCGCGTACGTGCGTCGGGTCTCGGAGCTGCTGCTGCCCTGA
- a CDS encoding DUF6463 family protein, translating into MDHTLPYGGTPRITAGGLLLVIASLHQLVVVAIGAGLVATSGTPLLDIVRAGVLDAIDGDLGRATIAWSLFFGFALALAGALARSIERRGIALPRSFAVGLASLCGLGIVVMPVSGFWLGLVPAWLAWRRAAR; encoded by the coding sequence ATGGACCATACGCTACCGTACGGAGGGACACCTCGCATCACCGCCGGGGGGCTGCTCCTGGTCATCGCGTCGCTGCACCAGCTCGTCGTCGTCGCGATCGGCGCGGGGCTCGTCGCGACGTCGGGGACACCGCTGCTCGACATCGTGCGCGCCGGGGTGCTCGACGCGATCGACGGGGACCTCGGTCGCGCGACGATCGCGTGGTCGCTCTTCTTCGGGTTCGCGCTCGCGCTCGCCGGTGCGCTCGCGCGCTCGATCGAGCGGCGCGGCATCGCGCTGCCGCGCTCGTTCGCGGTCGGCCTCGCGTCGCTCTGCGGGCTCGGGATCGTCGTGATGCCGGTGTCGGGCTTCTGGCTCGGCCTCGTGCCGGCGTGGCTCGCGTGGCGTCGCGCTGCGCGCTGA
- a CDS encoding dimethylarginine dimethylaminohydrolase family protein, protein MQRFFVSDVHDASAPPDDPHAAYCVAWRINPHMQVGSTSLDRARAQHETLVRALVASGADVRRHPFVRGCFDCVFAKDNAVLARTARGRRALLCRPRHAVRAREQAARARSLARHGYQVDRARHHLEGGDVVRAGGALVLGHGFRSEPAAARELAAWSGLEVLALELVDAHLYHLDTALAALPDGTLLVCPDALAPPSLRALRRWRRARRVVEVARDEALRFGLNLVTIGRRVILAKGAPGVERALASLGYEPLALELDEFHRAGGSAACLVSEEHRFEAARSSDAA, encoded by the coding sequence ATGCAGCGCTTCTTCGTCAGCGACGTCCACGACGCGAGCGCGCCGCCGGACGACCCTCACGCCGCCTACTGCGTCGCTTGGAGGATCAACCCGCACATGCAGGTGGGCAGCACCTCGCTCGATCGCGCGCGCGCCCAGCACGAAACGCTGGTGCGCGCCCTCGTCGCGAGCGGGGCAGACGTGCGGCGACACCCGTTCGTGCGCGGTTGTTTCGACTGTGTGTTCGCGAAGGACAACGCCGTCCTCGCACGCACCGCGCGTGGCCGTCGCGCGCTCTTGTGCCGCCCGCGCCACGCCGTGCGCGCCCGCGAGCAAGCAGCGCGCGCCCGCTCGCTCGCGCGCCACGGATACCAAGTGGATCGCGCGCGCCATCACCTCGAGGGGGGCGACGTGGTGCGCGCCGGGGGTGCGCTCGTGCTCGGCCACGGCTTCCGCAGCGAGCCCGCCGCGGCGCGCGAGCTCGCTGCGTGGAGCGGCCTCGAGGTGCTCGCGCTCGAGCTCGTCGACGCGCACCTCTATCACCTCGACACCGCGCTCGCGGCGCTGCCCGACGGCACGCTACTGGTGTGCCCCGACGCGCTCGCGCCGCCGAGCCTGCGCGCGCTGCGGCGGTGGCGACGCGCCCGTCGTGTGGTCGAGGTCGCGCGCGACGAGGCACTGCGCTTCGGGCTCAACCTCGTGACGATCGGACGCCGAGTGATCCTCGCGAAGGGCGCGCCCGGCGTGGAGCGCGCGCTCGCGTCGCTCGGATACGAGCCCCTCGCGCTCGAGCTCGACGAGTTCCATCGCGCGGGCGGGAGCGCGGCGTGCCTCGTCTCCGAGGAGCACCGCTTCGAGGCCGCGCGCTCCTCCGATGCCGCGTGA
- a CDS encoding iron-containing redox enzyme family protein: MHVIEHRREDTRASRDELSPDALHRLLSELNARRLRPATPDTPPFFERDHRLAEIEERFLQRERAAIAERARLAPTSPDEFVAWLESLEESGPGQHDPLFDWLANDADLASMRWFLEQELAGEAGFDDLVALTQRKMDVTPKLELARNYWDEMGVGHEDGMHGPMLGRLAQELALDPVKRPIVWESIALGNLLMGLAYNRRYAYHSVGALGAVELTAPGRCALVEQGLARLGVSGAARRYYALHAVIDRKHSERWDRDVIRPLVAKDARIGRWIAEGALMRLEAGRRTFERYRRELRPTF; encoded by the coding sequence ATGCACGTCATCGAGCACCGACGCGAGGACACGCGCGCGAGCCGCGACGAGCTCTCGCCCGATGCGCTCCACAGGCTGCTCTCGGAGCTCAACGCGCGGCGGCTGCGCCCCGCGACGCCCGACACGCCGCCCTTCTTCGAGCGCGATCATCGCCTCGCGGAGATCGAAGAGCGCTTCCTCCAGCGCGAGCGCGCGGCGATCGCCGAGCGCGCGCGACTGGCGCCGACGAGCCCCGACGAATTCGTCGCGTGGCTCGAGTCGCTCGAGGAGTCGGGACCGGGGCAGCACGATCCGCTCTTCGACTGGCTCGCGAACGACGCGGACCTCGCGTCGATGCGCTGGTTCCTCGAGCAGGAGCTCGCGGGCGAAGCGGGCTTCGACGATCTCGTCGCGCTCACGCAGCGCAAGATGGACGTCACGCCGAAGCTCGAGCTCGCGCGGAACTACTGGGACGAGATGGGCGTGGGGCACGAGGACGGGATGCACGGCCCGATGCTCGGCCGTCTCGCGCAGGAGCTCGCGCTCGATCCCGTGAAGCGCCCGATCGTGTGGGAGTCGATCGCGCTCGGGAACCTGCTGATGGGCCTCGCGTACAACCGGCGCTACGCGTACCACTCGGTCGGCGCGCTGGGCGCGGTGGAGCTGACGGCGCCGGGGCGCTGCGCGCTCGTGGAGCAAGGGCTCGCGCGGCTCGGGGTCAGCGGTGCGGCGCGTCGTTACTACGCGCTCCACGCGGTGATCGACCGCAAGCACTCGGAGCGCTGGGATCGCGACGTGATCCGGCCGCTGGTCGCGAAGGACGCGCGGATCGGGCGGTGGATCGCGGAGGGCGCGCTGATGCGGCTCGAGGCAGGACGGCGGACGTTCGAGCGATACCGGCGCGAGCTCCGCCCGACGTTCTGA
- a CDS encoding RNA polymerase sigma factor has protein sequence MSATATVMTEAFVRPTFQEVYAAHFDMVWRLAASRVPAAALDDVVQEVFLVVHRKLPEFEGRSSVRTWLYSIVRWVVRDYVRHLGHRPIGAPLDEEPAGEGESPSDALARKQALAVLDEALEKMTEDQREAFLLMEVEQMTSREAAEMLEVNDNTVRTRVRAARAIFAAAVTRFRARQRWGEGHG, from the coding sequence ATGAGCGCGACGGCGACGGTGATGACCGAGGCCTTCGTGCGCCCGACGTTCCAGGAGGTGTACGCCGCGCACTTCGACATGGTGTGGCGGCTCGCGGCGAGCCGTGTGCCCGCCGCTGCGCTCGACGACGTGGTGCAGGAGGTCTTCCTCGTCGTGCACCGCAAGCTGCCGGAATTCGAGGGCCGCTCGAGCGTGCGCACGTGGCTCTACAGCATCGTGCGATGGGTGGTGCGCGACTACGTCCGGCACCTCGGTCACCGTCCGATCGGGGCCCCGCTCGACGAAGAGCCGGCGGGGGAGGGCGAGTCGCCCTCGGACGCGCTGGCGCGGAAGCAGGCGCTCGCGGTGCTCGACGAGGCGCTCGAGAAGATGACCGAGGATCAGCGCGAAGCGTTCCTCCTCATGGAGGTCGAGCAGATGACGAGCCGCGAAGCCGCGGAGATGCTCGAGGTGAACGACAACACGGTGCGCACGCGGGTGCGTGCGGCGCGTGCGATCTTCGCGGCGGCGGTGACGCGCTTCCGCGCGCGACAGCGTTGGGGGGAAGGCCATGGATGA
- a CDS encoding DUF1592 domain-containing protein — protein MRRCLVTICLLLASCVGSLDSSAAGPRGLAPVEVDPGHRPPQRLSNREYDQTIHDLVGTSLSPGATFVAEEEHGFDHIAEALGATPTQVESYLDAGETIAADVFARPELRSRIVTCDVAAEGAACLQRVLRDFGLRAWRRPLQDDDVQALVNLHTDAVALGLSPDEALQHVVATMLASPQFLYRLELDHAPGDTAPQPLDAWELASRLSYFLWSTMPDARLFELAESGALLEPEILDAEVDRMLDDERAIAFVQGFAGQWLRTARLRSHRVLDEIYPQFDEPLRAAMSAEADAFFLELVRNDAVPVTEMLTSDAHFVDARLAQHYGVDGAFGDAMERITIADPERRGVLGLAAVLTVTSYAHRTSPTLRAKYVLGTLLCDEPPPPPPLLEIPDLDGDEAANEAAALDNVRERLELHRSNPQCAGCHAIMDPIGLGLERFDAIGALRATYPNGDAIDARGTLPNGVSFDGLGQLAQVIADDPRFEPCVARTMYVYALGRREQSTDPGQLRAIETRWRAQGTSMRALVHAIVSSNAFRNRRAEPRATR, from the coding sequence ATGCGTCGCTGTCTCGTCACGATCTGTCTTCTGCTCGCGTCGTGCGTCGGCTCGCTCGACTCGAGCGCTGCGGGGCCGCGCGGACTCGCCCCGGTCGAGGTCGACCCTGGGCACCGTCCACCGCAGCGCCTCAGCAACCGCGAGTACGACCAGACGATCCACGATCTGGTGGGCACCTCGCTGAGCCCCGGCGCGACCTTCGTCGCGGAAGAAGAGCACGGCTTCGATCACATCGCGGAGGCGCTCGGCGCGACGCCGACGCAGGTCGAGAGCTACCTCGACGCGGGCGAGACGATCGCCGCCGACGTGTTCGCGCGCCCCGAATTGCGCTCGCGCATCGTCACCTGCGACGTCGCGGCCGAGGGCGCGGCGTGCCTGCAGCGCGTGCTGCGCGACTTCGGTCTGCGCGCGTGGCGCCGTCCGCTCCAGGACGACGACGTCCAGGCGCTGGTGAACCTCCACACCGACGCGGTCGCGCTCGGGCTGAGCCCCGACGAGGCACTGCAGCACGTGGTCGCGACGATGCTCGCGTCGCCGCAGTTCCTCTATCGGCTCGAGCTCGATCACGCGCCGGGCGACACCGCGCCGCAGCCGCTCGACGCATGGGAGCTCGCCTCGCGCCTCTCCTACTTCTTGTGGTCGACGATGCCCGACGCGCGCCTCTTCGAGCTCGCGGAGAGCGGCGCGCTGCTGGAGCCCGAGATCCTCGACGCCGAGGTCGACCGCATGCTCGACGACGAGCGCGCGATCGCGTTCGTGCAGGGCTTCGCGGGGCAGTGGCTGCGCACCGCGCGGCTGCGCAGCCACCGCGTGCTCGACGAGATCTATCCGCAGTTCGACGAGCCGCTGCGCGCCGCGATGAGCGCCGAGGCGGACGCGTTCTTCCTCGAGCTGGTGCGCAACGACGCGGTGCCGGTCACCGAGATGCTCACGAGCGACGCGCACTTCGTCGACGCGCGGCTCGCGCAGCACTACGGCGTCGACGGCGCGTTCGGCGACGCGATGGAGCGCATCACCATCGCGGACCCCGAGCGCCGCGGCGTGCTCGGCCTCGCGGCGGTCCTCACCGTGACCTCGTACGCGCACCGCACCTCGCCGACGCTGCGCGCGAAGTACGTGCTCGGCACGCTGCTCTGCGACGAGCCGCCGCCGCCTCCGCCGCTGCTCGAGATCCCCGACCTCGACGGCGACGAGGCCGCGAACGAAGCCGCCGCGCTCGACAACGTGCGCGAGCGCCTCGAGCTGCACCGCAGCAACCCGCAGTGCGCCGGCTGCCACGCGATCATGGACCCGATCGGCCTCGGCCTGGAGCGCTTCGACGCGATCGGCGCGCTGCGCGCCACCTATCCCAACGGCGATGCGATCGACGCGCGCGGCACGCTGCCGAACGGCGTGTCGTTCGACGGGCTCGGCCAGCTCGCTCAGGTGATCGCCGACGATCCGCGGTTCGAGCCCTGCGTCGCGCGCACGATGTACGTGTACGCGCTCGGCCGTCGCGAGCAGTCGACCGACCCCGGGCAGCTGCGCGCGATCGAGACGCGCTGGCGCGCCCAGGGCACCTCGATGCGCGCGCTCGTGCACGCGATCGTCTCGTCCAACGCGTTCCGCAACCGCCGCGCCGAGCCGCGCGCCACCCGCTGA
- a CDS encoding DUF1552 domain-containing protein, which yields MSRFSRRVFLAGAGVTLALPWMESLSGRARAQTTAPKRFLAIYFPNGAAAQYWPSRGAGSGDSWQLSPILEPLAPLKAKTTVLTNLENYTAMQGDPFVEPSHARCTGAFLTCADSDALRDELGVEVANGISIDQVIARSDLGRLTPIPSLQVGLSTLNSFTDGRHGSLSRSVSWASETEPLYKDVNPQSVFDRLIAAGAGDGGLDPEAQAAATRRRMLRRSALDYLGDATTRVQQRLSVADRAALDQYLTSVRELERRVASIGDGVTRAMCEPVERHGEAYGVDAVPADYDRGEHADVMNDLVTMALQCDSTRVISYMLDDARSDFVYSHLTNRTFSDTGSVAGSGSVGGYHGLQHAGDSNDGYATINWWLTQKVADLCQRLDAIPEGEGTVLDNTVVVFGSGMHGSNHDANELPIVLIGGGGGTLRGDQHIVFPATPGDRPLRDLYYTLLTQTFELPVTSFGSHVGGIPNQLVAEILR from the coding sequence ATGTCGCGCTTCTCTCGTCGCGTGTTCCTCGCCGGCGCCGGTGTGACCCTCGCGCTGCCGTGGATGGAGAGCCTCTCGGGTCGCGCTCGCGCGCAGACCACGGCGCCCAAGCGCTTCCTCGCGATCTACTTCCCGAACGGCGCGGCCGCGCAGTACTGGCCGTCGCGGGGCGCGGGAAGTGGGGACTCGTGGCAGCTCTCGCCGATCCTCGAGCCCCTCGCGCCGCTCAAGGCGAAGACGACGGTGCTCACGAACCTCGAGAACTACACGGCGATGCAGGGCGATCCCTTCGTCGAGCCGAGCCACGCGCGCTGCACCGGCGCGTTCCTCACCTGCGCGGACTCCGACGCGCTGCGCGACGAGCTCGGCGTCGAGGTCGCGAACGGCATCTCGATCGATCAGGTGATCGCACGCAGCGATCTCGGTCGGCTGACGCCGATCCCGTCGCTGCAGGTCGGGCTCTCGACGCTCAACTCGTTCACCGACGGACGCCACGGATCGCTCTCGCGCAGCGTGTCGTGGGCCTCGGAGACCGAGCCGCTCTACAAGGACGTGAACCCGCAGTCGGTGTTCGATCGGCTGATCGCCGCGGGCGCGGGCGACGGTGGGCTCGATCCCGAGGCGCAGGCTGCGGCGACGCGCCGTCGAATGCTGCGACGCAGCGCGCTCGACTACCTCGGCGATGCGACCACGCGGGTGCAGCAGCGCCTCTCGGTCGCGGATCGTGCAGCGCTCGATCAGTACCTCACGTCGGTGCGCGAGCTCGAGCGTCGTGTCGCGTCGATCGGCGACGGCGTGACCCGCGCGATGTGCGAGCCCGTCGAGCGCCACGGCGAGGCGTACGGCGTCGACGCGGTGCCCGCGGACTACGATCGCGGCGAGCACGCCGACGTGATGAACGACCTCGTCACGATGGCGCTGCAGTGCGACTCGACGCGCGTGATCTCGTACATGCTCGACGATGCGCGCAGCGACTTCGTCTACAGCCATCTCACCAACCGCACGTTCAGCGACACCGGCTCGGTCGCGGGCAGCGGCTCGGTGGGCGGTTATCACGGGCTGCAGCACGCGGGCGACAGCAACGACGGATACGCGACGATCAACTGGTGGCTCACGCAGAAGGTCGCCGATCTCTGCCAGCGTCTCGACGCGATCCCCGAGGGCGAGGGCACGGTGCTCGACAACACCGTGGTCGTGTTCGGCAGCGGGATGCACGGCAGCAACCACGACGCGAACGAGCTGCCGATCGTGTTGATCGGCGGCGGCGGGGGCACGCTGCGGGGCGACCAGCACATCGTGTTCCCCGCGACGCCGGGCGATCGCCCGCTGCGCGATCTCTACTACACGCTGCTCACGCAGACGTTCGAGCTACCGGTGACGAGCTTCGGCTCCCACGTCGGCGGCATCCCGAACCAGCTCGTCGCGGAGATCCTCCGATAG